In Glycine max cultivar Williams 82 chromosome 10, Glycine_max_v4.0, whole genome shotgun sequence, the DNA window CGACAGCCCCATAGGTAACCTCATCAGGCTCCACCCCATCCACCTTCATCCTCTCAAAAAATTTCATTGCCGAATCCAAGTCCCCACTCTTGGCATAACCGTCAATTATCGCAGTATACACAGCCTTATGAGCCTTACAACCTCTCCTAACCATACTCTCAAACACAGCACAACCCTCCAAAACCTTCCCCTGCTTACACAGCCCACAAATCACCAAACTATAAGCGTGAGGAGGGATTTTCATTTGTAATCCCTCATCCTCCTCCATCTCATGGTAAAGCCTCAAACAACAATTCACGTCACCCTCGCTGTAACAAGCCTGCATCAAGGTCATGTAAGTGACCTCGTCCGGGGGCACGTTCTCCGCCGCCATTTCGAGGAGCGAGGCGAGCGCGTCCCGGGTTCGCCCCACTCTGCAGTAGCCCTTGACGAGAGTGTTGTAGCTGACGACGTCGGGTTGGTGGATGGATTTGAAGACGCGCTCGGCGGAGTCAATGAGGGAGGCGTTGACCAGGGCGTTGAGGAGGGAGTTGAGGATAGAGAGCGTGGGGTGGAGATTGTGGTTCTTCATTTCGCGGAGGAGCCAGAGGAGTTCGTCGACGAGGGCGGCGGAGGCGAGGGTGGAGGCGAGGGAGTGGGCGGCGGGGAGGGTGAGGGGGAGGTTGGCGCGGCGGAGGGCGGAGAGGGCGCCGCGGAGGGAGGaagggtggtggaggaggagcgGGAGGAGGGAGACGTGGCAGTCGAGGGAGTGGGAGTAGTTCGGTTGCGTGGCGGCCCAGGAGAAGAAGCGTGTGGCGACGAGGGGGTCATAGTTagtgttagggttagggttgggGAGGGAGCGGAGGGCGTGGGCGACGAAGGAGGGGGAGAGGATGATGAGGAACTTGCGGCAGAAGGAGTCGAGGTTGGACTCCATGGAGGGGGACCCATCGAGGAGGGAGAGGATCCGTGGGACCCACGGGGAGGGGTTTCGGGGCGCCGAAGCGGCGACGGCGACGTCGGAGAGGTCGCAGAAGGGATGCACCACTTCGCGGGGAGGGAGGAGGGGTGTGCTGAACGCGCGTCTTCGTGCATTGTGGTGGGACTCTATTGATTCGGGTGCTCCTTTCAGTAACACAAGGACTCTTATTCTCATTGCTCTTTTGTATTGAGTTTTGGCTTAGACAGAGAGAAACCAGTTATGTTGCTCAGGATGAGCAGTGGAAGTGTGGGTACTGTGATTTTGTTTCTGAGTGTCCTGCATATAATGGGTATTGAGAGCACTGAATACCTTCATTCATTCCCCTAGTGagtagaaaagaagaaatatatgGGGATTGGTCAAAACTAGTAAGTGTAAATCAGACTAAATGTTGCAAGTATTATTCGCGTACAATATTTACAATAATGCAAACTTTAATGCTTTTAATGATATTCTAATATCTACCGTctgtcaaaaaataatttgtttacaaTTTAAAACTACTTTGGTGTTTTGCTTTTATTATTAAGTGTTCAGAttagataatataatttaattattttaaattttggttgttAATTTTGAAAGAAGTTAGTGTGATTGGAAATGATATGCCAAATGTTTAGAAGAATGCATTTTGTTTGGATTACATGGCAGAATATCTCTGACAGTGTAAACAAAACTGATATATTATGTGCTACTGTATGATAACCTTTTAGGGGGGGAGTGAAGATAAGGTGCAGCTAACAAATTCCTTGAATCCTGAAGTTGAATAAACTAGTTAATTAAGTTGACTCTAGCAAGCTGttcgtaattttttttcttttactttttactcaaaggatgctttaacgTGGGACGTTGTTTGTGCTTCGTATTTGTGGGGTACATGACCTGCTAGACAGCTTAGCAATGAAGGTTTTCGACCCATATTGCATAATCATAAAATATGCTCTGGAATACTCTGACTCTTACAgttggtttttttgttttttccctaCTAGTGACTCTGTAGCAACTAGTGCAGGGTTTTCTTTACATCAATTTATGCTGAGACTATTTGCTTTACATGATCATAGTTTTTGGACATAAGAACCGTGTCTGAAACCAATCAAAATTGTTCAGTTTATCATGTGAATTATGATCCACATACCACTCAACCAATCCTCCAAATTaacattctccatcccaaaacTGCTTTTTCTATCTTTTACGCTTTTTCTTTCGTATTTGTTTACTTTCTTTGTGACTCTACCAAGATTCTACAGCGGGTCTTTTGCTCtcaatttttcttcctttcttgaTGGTTAAGCCTTCCAATTCTCACTCACTAGCTCCAATCTAATAAGATCTCAACACACCATAATTTCTAGAGTTCCCAAGTCTGACATTTCTAGAATTAATTCTCAACACGTGAATTGATGCACAAGTAGTAGTACTACACTACTCCAACCACAAATCACAAACTTGCATGGTGGGAACATCTTCCAAGAAGAACCCAATTGAGATACTAAGCGATGAAAAAGAAATTGCTACACCTCAAAACATACACCCACTTTAGCCTCTAAGTTGCACAGAAATGCCAAGTCAGTTGACTTGGTTTCACTAAAAGCCAAGAGAAAGTTGTGCATGTGTGCAGAACCCGACATAGAAGACTATGGCGATTTTATGAgggggaggaagaagaagcctaAAGCACGTAAAAACACGTTGCTCCACCGGTTTAGGAACAAGAGAGGCTTGTTCGTCACTGATGTTACCAAGACAGAATGGTGTGAAAGGCAAAtggagttttttcttttctctgaaGAGTGGAAGAACATTGAAGCCAAGAAAATGGATTTTGGAGGAGGAAGGAGGAACAATGAAGCCATCAAAGCTGGTAGAGATCGACATGTTCAACTTGAACAAGAGGTTCACGCTAGCGTGTAGTTGAAGGTGAAGATGATATGGCAATGAAACTTGTTAACTTCATAAATGGGGTGAACCAATTTCTGTTTGATCGGTTAACACATGAGCTTCCAATACTGAGTTTTGCTTTGCACTAGACATATGGATGGTGGGAAAGATTGGTGAAGTTCAAATGCCTAGAGCAAAGAAAGATCACAAGGTTAATATTTcccataatttaattttgacagAGTGActttgaaaaagaaaaccaaGATTACACAAGAGACATGCATCTAGTAAACGAGGGAGGTGTATTTAGCAATCACTCTTACCAAAAATCACACAAGCCCAACCCAActtcattttgttatttttcattgGACAGTTGCTTTGGGCACCCATCACTTTTGCTGGGACGCCCAACAACACAATGAAAGGCTCATGCcaattgttgataaaaaaaaaattatatgaattgtCAATCCGTACTGTGTctataggattttttttgctaataaacatattatgttataaataaatagtgtcattagatataacactaaaatttttaatttatatttaatgtacattaaatttatataataaaatttgtgatgattattttttatctaataattaatttttttacatatataaattataaataaaaatcataggtttaataagtatttacatatgtaagaaaaatatcaaacttatttaattatcaattgttataaaaaatatctaaatacatcattcaattaagtatcatatttatttaatttttaatcattataataaacatttaaatacatcattcaattaaatatgatatttaattgaatgatgtatttggatattttttatagcaattgataattaaatatatttgatatttttttacatatgtaaatacttattaaacctatgatttttatttataatttatatatgtaaataaattaattattagataaaaataataatcacaaaatttattatgtaaatttacatgtacattaaatataaattaaaaattttagtgttatatataatgatactatttatttataatataatgtgtCTACTAGTTTAATTGATTTGAGTGTTCTATTAATAATGTGGGAGACATAATCTTTATGACTCCTTTGAAAAACAACTacctttttaaacaaaattgatAATCATAATACTTAAATAGGCAACCTATGtttcataatatattttcttgttaATAAGAATAAGGATCTAAATAATCACCGTACTTTGCATAAATTACAtacttattttcaatttaagtaaaagaaaatagttaaaactaaaaaatgaaattctaaaatagaagataaaaataattataattaaaatttaagaagttAATATTGGatgcaaataataatttattttttaaaatattaaataatgataaataagatattttcctacattatttttattcttttccagTGAATCCTTTGTTTTTAAACAAATCCTAGAgcaattaatgttattttagcACTCTTGTGTATGCATATGGGAATAATGTTCTAGATGAACGAcaacttataattaattaatttaacaaaacctTACGAGAGCATAAAAGTTGTTGAATATTGTGCATCATGTATATTATTAGTTTGtcaaaaactaattattttaattcggAGTGAAAAGTAAAACACTGTGTATGCTAAAAAGATTGTTAGTAGGAACTCAAAGGCTAAAGGTACCATTTATAAAGCATTGCCCGAAAGAAAGGGAAGATGATACTGATGGATATTGGAAATCGTTGAGTGTTCAACCCAATGCTTGAAATGAATCCCATGTCAAAAAGCATGACGGTCCCACATGCCCTTTGCCAGTGGTCACGTGCCATATCACAGGGACCCACCCTTCAACTAATCTGATTCTTTTTCTCACCAAATCTTAAGCTAACTTAACAGAATGATCCTATTTATGGTCAACCTAATCATACTATATAATGTTTTCTTATTCATTGATAATGTTTGGGCTTAATATGTATCCTAACCTAAAGAAGCATATCAACATGCTACTATGGTAAACCTAATAATCATACTaggtatttgttttttatgtttataaagctaaatatttgtttttaatttttataagtataGATGGATATGAAAATCAACGAGATTGGATCTAGTGCAAATAGTTAGTTTCCACATTACCACATATAAATTGAAGTCTAAATtttcgcaaaaaaaaaaaaaaacatttacatttAATGTCTGATTACTTCTCCAACAAAATTATCTTCTAAAGAATATATACtcttgagaaaaaataatataaaaaaatattttcaggaGAAATAGTTGTTGTTGGCGAGGTGTGAATCTTTCCGTGCTAAACTGACAGCTACATTGTGCCCCATGCCATGTTGCACTCCTACTGTCTTTATTCAGAGCTGTGGCTTTGGCTTTATAATTTGCACTTCAATAGTTAAACCACACCCCTCACAAAATGATGGGTATCATTCAATCTTAGAAAAATCACCAagattttgaagcaccggagtTCTACTCCCTCTCGTCTcgtctcaaatataaataaaaaaaactggtTTAccctaattaataaagttaactaattatattaaattacatttatttttttaacttaatctttgttgaaatttgatattaaaaataaaaaagtcaataaaagaaaataacaatattaatttaaataaaattagttaatttttttttataaataaacaagTACTTGTCCGAAAATATGATGAAGTaagaaattatttcttaaagaatgaaaaataaaaattaaatttttgaatgtataaaaagtgtgacaaaatattataatggttaaattttcttttaaggattaaattatCATGATTTGTATGACTAATTTATCATTCGTTTTAAATATTGggaagttaaattaaaatttttcataataattaaagGGATTAACTTACAACATTCTTACTTTAaggataaatttaattatttactctaaaaaaatttatatttaagattaaatttGCAAATACTCCGGTAACATCACTTCAAGTCTTCAACTAACAgcttttatttaatgagattctagaaatgaaaaataaataaagtaacgACTTTTATTTAATGAGAGATTAGGAGatggagaaaataaaaaagaaaagtgaatccGCGTCCGCTGAACCGATCAGTCACAGTCAATGCGCAGCAAAAACAAGTGATTTGCCTTTTTATAAGAGGTCAAGAATCATCTAATAATTTAACCATTCACTCCGTCTAGTTTTATATCAAGTttaagataatatattttaacaaaattattgatTATATCACTTTTTCtagtaaaatttttttatttgttaataattaattatattatatatttattaaaataaatgatacaTTGAtagtggaattttttttaatcacaaattattatatataataatttttttatttttataaaaataatttctaatgataaaaagtataaatatatttttattaaaaatgtatgcttattaaattttacttattaatatgagtttaattagtatttttttacactatctatcaattaaaaaatataaaagttaaaagtttttttatacgGGTTAACAAACTTTCTTTTAAGGAAAAAGTTAACAATTGTGATTAGATCGATTATAGCATTTGCACCGTTAATTCATCGCTtattttactaatatatttcagaaaaaataattaatgtacttTTTTacattctaaaattaaaaaaataaagcaaacagttttttctaaaaataagaattgcaaataaaaattataaaatgaaggAGAGGGggtaatttaactaaaaatgtgaaatatatgataagttAGGCCAAACTGCTTTTACCCAAATTATACGGAACTAAGCATAATTTACgcaaattaaaatgattaaaaccgCACCCGCCTTTTTGGTTACACTCACGTCAACAATATTCATCAATGTGTGTTGTGTACACACTTCACACCACCCCATCCCATGTGACTCTCTCATCAATCATAGTTTCTCTCTGTTGTGTTCCgctaaattttctttatttagatGTAACCTCAGCACGAGGGTTATCAGATTCCGACCACCTCAATGAATGTCGTGATTAGTGTGGCCGGTGGTGTTACTGTTGACTCCTTCTTTTGGGTTGGACTAGAGTCCAAAATGGCGGTGCCGGGGTGAGTTGAAGTGAAGCCACCTACTTTGCAGTctgagttctttttttttttctctgtttcaACACACAATAATGAAGGCCTCTTCCTTCAATGGGTTTTGGATTTTGCTGCTCCTCTTCCCCGTGTCACTGTTTCTAAGCTCTGTTTCAGCTTTTTCTCCAACTGGGTCGATTCGCCATCCCGTCAAGTTTATCATAGGTTCGTGTCTCTCATTCGTTGTTATTTCTGAATATGCTGATGGGTTATGTGTGGATCTTGGGAAAGGTTAGGACTTGGAATGAAAGATCAAAACTTGGTGTCACGGCTTCTGCTTCATTCCATCTTGTTGGATTTCCCAATTTTTGGTATTGAGGATTGGAGAAATGGAAATTTGGGATGCCTTGTGTTTGCATATTGGCTTGTGGATGGGTTtggtttcattttgttttgctttGCTTACAAGTGTGGTTATTTagtactttttctttttgtgtctgtTTCCACTTTGCAGGAGAAGAAGAGGAGAATTTGGGTTCATGGAAGAGTGAACTCACACAAGTGGCTCCAGCACCGGGGCCTAAAGGTGAGGATGTTCTTATTCTGGCGGCAAACAGGACCAATAGGCCTGACATTCTGCGAGGATTCCAACGCTATCGAGGTGGTTGGGATATTGCAGATCAGCATTATTGGGCTGTAAGTGTCGTCGTTCCTTCTTTGATCACCATGTTTTAAAATGGATGGATGATTTATTCTATGCTCAGTGCCAATTCCATATTGTGAAATGAGTTATTGCATGTTGCCTTACAATAAGTGATATTTTCTTTAATCCTAGTCTTAGGGAGCATTTGGTAGTTTTCAGGAAGCTTATTTGGACTTGTGAAAATGACTCTTCTGACACTGACTCCTATAAGTTCTTTTCAGCTTATTACAATAAGTTTCTTGGTGTAACTGGTCAAATTTATGACAAAATCTCTCATGTAATGAGATGATTAAATAGGTGCGTAGTTAAGATGTTTATCCGAATACACCCTTACTATGTGCCTGCCTACTACCATTATAATTCTTTGCACATTCAAGTCATGATGGCCAAATGCCTCTGCTGTATAATAAACAGCTGTAGATTACGTTTCTTCTAAGTTTGGAGTCTATTGTTCAGTTACTCTTTTTCTACTATCTTCAGAAGATTCTTCTCTTCTAACTTCAATTAACTATTATATCTGCAGTCAGTTGGATTCACTGGTGCAGCTGGTTTCATTCTTGCTGTCCTGTGGTTTATCTCATTTGGCTTGGCGCTTATGATTCATCTGTGCTGTGGATGGGGAATTAACATCAAGGACAAAGGATCAAATCATTCACAGAGGATTTGTCTTATACTTCTTATATCATTCACTTTTGCTGCCGCGTAAGACTCTATTTTCATGTTCCCCTTGTTAATTTCTTCATGGGATGCTGTATATCCTCAAAATTCCCCTCGTCCTTTCCCCCTTTGTCAATAGATATGGAAACATTGTTCTTTAATGAGCTTTTTCATGATTGATTACCCAGATTTTCTTCTGTATTTATAATTCAAAATCATGTGCCATGGatgttttattatcatttttcagtGTAAAAAATCCAACGATGATGATGTTTTTGGTAATTCCATTGCTgtgaaattttaagaattagtTTTTGCACAATACATGTGAAATTTCTGTTTACTGCCATAGCtctaagttttattcatcaTGCACTCGAGTGTGGTTACTAACATGCCCTAGTCTCTTTATCACACAGGACTGGATGTATCCTCCTTTCTGTTGCGCAGGATAAATTCCATGGTCAAGCCTTGGATACCCTCCATTATTTTGTCAATCAGTCTGATTATACAGTGCAGACTCTAAGAAATGTCACAGAGTATCTCTCCCTTGCAAAAACTATCAATGTCACCCAGATTCTTCTTCCATCTGATGTCATGGATGGTATTGACAAGCTAAATGTGGATCTAAATTCTGCAGCAGACACACTTTCCGAGAAGACAAATGAAAATTCAGTTAAAATTCGAAGAGTATTCAATGACGTGTACGCAATCATAAAACTGAAAGCCCTTCATTCTACAACTTGATATTTTATCCACGTATGATGCTAAACCATGTGCATTTTGTAGGCGTCTAGCTTTGTATGTTGTGGCAGCTGTAATGCTTCTTCTGGCTCTTGTTGGACTTGGTATGGGTTGATCATAAAATCTTGAATAAGTTGACCTAATTTTATACTTATGTTCCTGAACTCTTGGTTTCAACTGACTCTTATTTTTTGCAGTTCTGTCTGTCCTTGGATATCGACATGCAATCCTCATGTAAGTTATGTTTATGGTCTATTGATATTACCTTTGTTTATCATGCCCCATATATATACGAAGGGT includes these proteins:
- the LOC100791428 gene encoding uncharacterized protein, whose protein sequence is MKASSFNGFWILLLLFPVSLFLSSVSAFSPTGSIRHPVKFIIGEEEENLGSWKSELTQVAPAPGPKGEDVLILAANRTNRPDILRGFQRYRGGWDIADQHYWASVGFTGAAGFILAVLWFISFGLALMIHLCCGWGINIKDKGSNHSQRICLILLISFTFAAATGCILLSVAQDKFHGQALDTLHYFVNQSDYTVQTLRNVTEYLSLAKTINVTQILLPSDVMDGIDKLNVDLNSAADTLSEKTNENSVKIRRVFNDVRLALYVVAAVMLLLALVGLVLSVLGYRHAILIFVITGWLLVATTFILCGVFIILNNAISDTCMAMGEWVANPRTESALSNVLPCVDQRTTNKTLFQSKQVINNIASVVNTFIFATANINETQGSPGYYNQSGPRMPSLCYPFDSQFQERQCTDQEVSSANASRVWKNYECEVSESGICTTVGRVTPQIYLQIVAAVNESYALEHYTPPLLSLQNCNFVRDAFTKITSSYCPPLNHYLKIINVGLGLISVGVLLCLVLWILYANRPRRREVFEKSSLPETTTNLPLSNANSEV
- the LOC100814463 gene encoding pentatricopeptide repeat-containing protein At1g03560, mitochondrial, whose translation is MRIRVLVLLKGAPESIESHHNARRRAFSTPLLPPREVVHPFCDLSDVAVAASAPRNPSPWVPRILSLLDGSPSMESNLDSFCRKFLIILSPSFVAHALRSLPNPNPNTNYDPLVATRFFSWAATQPNYSHSLDCHVSLLPLLLHHPSSLRGALSALRRANLPLTLPAAHSLASTLASAALVDELLWLLREMKNHNLHPTLSILNSLLNALVNASLIDSAERVFKSIHQPDVVSYNTLVKGYCRVGRTRDALASLLEMAAENVPPDEVTYMTLMQACYSEGDVNCCLRLYHEMEEDEGLQMKIPPHAYSLVICGLCKQGKVLEGCAVFESMVRRGCKAHKAVYTAIIDGYAKSGDLDSAMKFFERMKVDGVEPDEVTYGAVVSGLCKGGRVEEALGYFRFCKGNGVVSAMFYSSLIDGLGKVGRVDEAERLFEKMADEGCPQDSYCYNALMDGLCKSGRLDEALLLFRRMEREGCEQTVYTFTILISELFKERRNEEALKLWDEMIDKGVTPNLACFRALSIGLCLSGKVARACKVLDELAPMGIVLDSAYEDMIAVLCKAGRVKEACKLADGIVDRGREIPGKIRTVLINALRKAGNADLAIKLMHSKIGIGYDRMRSVKKRVKFQTLVDS